From the Chitinivorax sp. PXF-14 genome, one window contains:
- the tssA gene encoding type VI secretion system protein TssA, translating into MDIEPLLAPLAGDAPCGPDLEYDSEYLELEREAQGKPEQVLGDNVVAGEPPNWSVVARLAAQLFKRTLDLRVAVLLARALLCTEGAPGLRDGLTLLTGLLDRHWAHLHPALDADDDHDPTMRLNTLAPLTDAFGMLRDLRELVVVRSPKSGPLTVRDILVVQGRLPAVGDAMPAAQVEGMLQEVLLPRPELADPLRAAADCVVRLQTLLNDKVGAGQAPDLSPLVGTLKAVVKALPAAAGAASAAAEPDAADQTGQAVPPSAPAGSGELRSREDAIRLLDRVCEFMERTEPSNPAPLFIRRAQGLMSKSFIDIIQDLAPDSLNRINELAGLPKK; encoded by the coding sequence ATGGATATCGAACCTCTGCTGGCCCCGTTGGCGGGCGACGCGCCCTGTGGCCCCGATCTCGAATACGACAGCGAATACCTGGAGCTCGAGCGCGAAGCCCAGGGCAAGCCGGAACAGGTGCTCGGCGACAATGTCGTGGCCGGCGAGCCGCCGAACTGGAGCGTGGTGGCGCGGCTCGCGGCCCAGCTGTTCAAGCGCACGCTCGACCTGCGTGTCGCTGTGCTGCTGGCGCGTGCGCTGCTGTGCACCGAGGGGGCCCCCGGCTTGCGCGATGGCCTGACCCTGCTGACCGGCCTGCTCGACCGGCACTGGGCGCACCTGCACCCGGCGCTCGATGCCGACGACGATCACGATCCGACCATGCGGCTCAATACCCTGGCACCGCTGACCGACGCGTTCGGCATGCTGCGCGACCTGCGCGAGCTGGTGGTGGTGAGGTCGCCCAAGTCCGGGCCGCTGACCGTGCGCGACATCCTCGTCGTGCAGGGCAGGTTGCCTGCCGTCGGTGACGCGATGCCGGCCGCCCAGGTCGAGGGCATGTTGCAGGAGGTATTGTTGCCACGGCCGGAGCTCGCCGATCCGCTGCGGGCCGCGGCCGATTGTGTCGTCCGGCTGCAGACATTGCTGAACGACAAGGTCGGCGCCGGCCAGGCGCCCGACCTGAGCCCGCTGGTCGGTACCCTGAAAGCGGTCGTCAAGGCCTTGCCGGCCGCAGCCGGCGCGGCCAGCGCAGCGGCCGAGCCCGACGCCGCAGACCAGACGGGCCAGGCCGTGCCGCCATCGGCGCCCGCCGGCAGCGGGGAGCTGCGCAGCCGCGAGGATGCCATCCGCCTGCTCGACCGCGTCTGCGAGTTCATGGAACGGACCGAACCATCGAACCCGGCACCACTTTTCATTCGCCGTGCGCAAGGCCTGATGTCGAAGAGTTTCATCGACATCATCCAGGATCTGGCACCCGACAGCCTCAACCGGATCAACGAGTTGGCAGGGCTGCCAAAAAAATGA
- a CDS encoding PP2C family serine/threonine-protein phosphatase, with protein MDLQVLTLSSRGGRKVNEDSYGVWSTDRACYCVVSDGVGGHGGGDTASRLVVQHALEWFRQHPASAVAEDAVRQALEQANDIVLAEQQSEERLNHMQATAVLLAVDTEQRRACWGHLGDSRLYYFHQRQLVTRTRDHSVIQRMVDAGYLPASELRTAPERSRLLVAIGASQHIEPDTATTAEPILPGDTFLLCSDGLWEYLDEEEIIAILTSNVGRDSLQSLESLVRSRGRAGQDNYTAVLVWCEH; from the coding sequence ATGGATCTGCAGGTATTGACCCTCTCGAGCCGAGGTGGCCGCAAGGTCAACGAGGATTCCTACGGCGTGTGGTCGACCGATCGCGCCTGTTACTGCGTGGTATCCGATGGTGTGGGTGGGCATGGCGGCGGCGACACCGCCTCCCGGCTCGTGGTGCAGCATGCGCTGGAATGGTTCCGGCAGCACCCGGCCAGCGCGGTGGCCGAGGATGCCGTCAGGCAGGCGCTGGAGCAGGCCAACGATATCGTGCTTGCCGAGCAGCAGAGCGAAGAACGGCTCAACCACATGCAGGCGACGGCTGTGCTGCTGGCCGTCGACACCGAGCAGCGCCGGGCATGCTGGGGACATCTCGGCGACTCGCGCCTGTACTACTTTCACCAGCGGCAGCTGGTCACGCGCACGCGCGACCACAGCGTGATACAACGTATGGTCGACGCAGGCTACCTGCCGGCAAGCGAATTGCGCACCGCGCCGGAGCGCTCGCGCCTGCTGGTGGCGATCGGCGCCAGTCAGCATATCGAGCCGGACACCGCCACTACGGCGGAGCCTATCCTGCCGGGCGACACCTTCTTGCTGTGCTCGGATGGCTTGTGGGAATACCTCGACGAGGAAGAAATCATCGCCATCCTCACGTCAAATGTTGGCCGCGACAGCCTGCAATCGCTCGAAAGCCTGGTGCGGTCGCGTGGCCGGGCCGGGCAGGACAACTACACCGCAGTGCTGGTGTGGTGTGAACACTGA
- the tagH gene encoding type VI secretion system-associated FHA domain protein TagH, protein MIELRILSHYGEPPADAAPVQIDESGGTIGRGEGCSVVLVDPERRISRTHARVLYRDGGYHLIDQGTALPVIVNGRPLGAGNEWVLADGDQISIGEYVIGVAATSRPKEDPLQMFGSAAATNPFADLLQPAPGVPPAAKAAPAPKAAPGAGFAAIPADYDPFADLTPTSPPVSTTPLELGPGTRERSVDELFGLGPSPSVDPFASDALLNPAPTPGDAASLDPLVAFGMAQAQQMPPTTQGDATPEIRSTFRMPTANDAVAGEDMILSWEKPEEERGEIQSVLISSARREPAEPPPAVRPAPVEARPPAAVPEPVPYTPPVAPPPTVPAEQADALLQALLAGLGVPGLAIRGGVSPETMLLLGQLLREAMQGTLDLLLARATLKREIRADQTMIAPRENNPLKFSPNVEAALAHLLGAPVPGFMPPLAAMQDAYNDLRSHQVGFMAGMRAALEGVLQRFDPAQLEERLTQKSVIDTVLPMNRRAKLWDLFTERYSDISKEAQDDFQALFGKAFLRAYEAQIARLGKDDN, encoded by the coding sequence GTGATCGAACTCCGTATCCTCAGCCACTATGGCGAGCCGCCAGCCGATGCCGCGCCCGTGCAGATCGACGAATCCGGCGGCACGATAGGCCGAGGCGAGGGGTGCTCCGTGGTGCTGGTCGACCCGGAGCGACGCATTTCCCGCACCCACGCGCGCGTGCTGTATCGGGACGGAGGCTATCACCTGATCGACCAGGGAACGGCGCTGCCGGTCATCGTCAACGGCCGGCCGCTCGGTGCCGGCAACGAGTGGGTGCTGGCCGATGGCGACCAGATCAGCATCGGCGAATATGTGATCGGCGTTGCCGCCACATCCCGGCCCAAGGAAGACCCATTGCAGATGTTCGGCTCGGCGGCGGCGACCAATCCGTTCGCCGATCTGCTGCAGCCCGCCCCAGGCGTGCCACCGGCCGCCAAGGCGGCGCCTGCTCCCAAGGCGGCCCCTGGCGCTGGTTTTGCCGCGATTCCGGCGGACTACGACCCGTTTGCCGACCTGACGCCTACGTCCCCTCCGGTGTCCACCACGCCGCTCGAACTTGGGCCGGGCACGCGCGAACGCAGCGTGGATGAGCTGTTCGGGCTGGGCCCATCGCCCTCGGTCGATCCGTTCGCGAGCGATGCCTTGCTCAACCCGGCCCCGACGCCGGGCGACGCCGCCAGCCTTGATCCGCTGGTCGCCTTCGGCATGGCCCAGGCACAGCAGATGCCGCCGACCACGCAGGGCGACGCGACCCCCGAGATTCGCTCGACCTTTCGCATGCCTACGGCCAATGATGCCGTGGCTGGCGAAGACATGATCCTGTCGTGGGAGAAGCCGGAAGAGGAGCGTGGCGAGATTCAGTCCGTACTGATTTCGTCGGCCAGGCGCGAGCCGGCCGAGCCGCCACCTGCCGTGCGGCCGGCGCCTGTCGAGGCCAGACCGCCGGCAGCCGTGCCTGAGCCAGTGCCCTATACGCCGCCGGTGGCGCCCCCGCCCACGGTGCCGGCAGAGCAGGCGGACGCCTTGCTACAAGCCCTGCTGGCGGGCCTGGGGGTGCCGGGGCTGGCGATACGTGGCGGGGTCAGCCCCGAGACCATGCTGCTGCTCGGGCAACTGCTGCGTGAAGCCATGCAGGGCACGCTGGACCTGCTATTGGCAAGGGCGACGCTGAAACGCGAGATCCGCGCCGACCAGACCATGATCGCGCCGCGCGAAAACAACCCGCTGAAGTTCTCGCCCAATGTCGAAGCCGCGCTCGCCCATCTGCTGGGCGCGCCAGTGCCGGGCTTCATGCCGCCGCTGGCCGCGATGCAGGATGCCTACAACGATTTGCGTTCGCACCAGGTGGGCTTCATGGCCGGCATGCGGGCGGCGCTGGAAGGCGTGTTGCAGCGGTTCGACCCGGCCCAGCTGGAGGAGCGCCTAACGCAGAAATCGGTGATCGACACGGTGCTGCCGATGAATCGCCGCGCGAAGCTGTGGGATCTGTTCACCGAGCGCTACAGCGACATCTCGAAAGAAGCCCAGGACGACTTCCAGGCCTTGTTCGGCAAGGCATTCCTGCGGGCCTACGAGGCGCAGATCGCCCGTTTGGGCAAAGATGACAACTGA
- a CDS encoding tetratricopeptide repeat protein: MGPWARWMAATALSVLFSWASAAGDDGWGAYQRQDYATAQRLFQGGAERGDRLAQFNLAMMMMRGEATEVNPRIALSWLASAAELGLPQAQYNLALLYESGYMVPRSQAVACEWFRRAASQGHAAAQESLATQYYLGRGIEQDSAQAALWYERAADNGELASQYIIASMYEHGDGVERDLRRAVHWYVQAARQGDPVARVKAMDLNKRILAGR; this comes from the coding sequence ATGGGACCATGGGCACGATGGATGGCGGCCACCGCGTTGTCGGTGCTGTTTTCATGGGCGTCGGCGGCGGGTGATGATGGCTGGGGGGCTTACCAGCGGCAGGATTATGCAACCGCGCAGCGCCTGTTCCAGGGCGGTGCCGAGCGCGGCGACCGGCTGGCGCAGTTCAACCTGGCCATGATGATGATGCGTGGCGAGGCGACGGAGGTGAATCCGAGGATTGCCCTGAGCTGGCTCGCCAGTGCCGCCGAGCTGGGGCTGCCGCAGGCGCAGTACAACCTGGCGCTGCTGTACGAGAGCGGTTACATGGTGCCGCGCTCGCAGGCCGTGGCCTGCGAGTGGTTCCGGCGTGCGGCGTCACAGGGGCATGCCGCGGCGCAGGAGAGCCTGGCCACGCAATACTACCTGGGCCGCGGCATCGAGCAGGACAGCGCGCAGGCGGCGCTATGGTATGAGCGAGCGGCGGACAACGGCGAGCTGGCGTCGCAATACATCATCGCCTCGATGTATGAGCACGGCGACGGCGTCGAGCGGGACCTGCGCCGCGCCGTCCACTGGTATGTCCAGGCCGCCCGCCAGGGCGACCCGGTGGCGCGCGTGAAAGCGATGGACCTGAACAAGCGCATCCTCGCCGGGCGGTGA
- a CDS encoding histidine phosphatase family protein, protein MSSACIYLLRHGETDWNRQGLAMGKTDIPLNHQGRRQAEQAARLLGDAGIARIYSSPLARTRETAEIMADILDCPIAFVDALKQCGWGEREGQRRDQAHWKQDWHAGRPSIGMEPYVRFAERVLGAWQWIARQPSPCLVVGHGAVLGVIEAHLGMAACDPLHGVPSRLIPPPAGGRPWQRQTLHGPLHEDDQAAERSTMT, encoded by the coding sequence ATGTCATCAGCCTGCATCTATCTGCTGCGTCACGGGGAAACAGACTGGAACCGCCAGGGGCTGGCAATGGGAAAGACCGACATCCCGCTCAACCACCAAGGGCGACGGCAAGCCGAACAGGCGGCACGGCTGCTCGGCGACGCCGGCATCGCGCGCATCTACAGCAGCCCACTGGCCAGGACACGCGAAACGGCCGAGATCATGGCCGACATACTCGACTGCCCGATTGCCTTCGTCGATGCGTTGAAACAATGCGGCTGGGGTGAGCGCGAAGGGCAGCGGCGCGATCAGGCGCACTGGAAGCAGGATTGGCACGCCGGCCGGCCATCCATCGGCATGGAGCCCTATGTCAGGTTCGCCGAACGGGTATTGGGGGCATGGCAATGGATCGCCCGGCAACCGTCACCTTGCTTGGTCGTCGGCCACGGCGCGGTACTGGGCGTCATCGAAGCCCATCTGGGCATGGCCGCGTGCGACCCCCTGCACGGCGTGCCAAGCAGGCTCATACCACCCCCTGCCGGCGGTCGCCCGTGGCAGCGCCAGACGCTGCACGGGCCCTTGCACGAGGACGATCAGGCAGCCGAACGATCGACGATGACGTAA
- a CDS encoding cupin domain-containing protein, whose translation MKSVISLSAIPPEPSFDRPRAERLVSGNPLRTTWTHYQNGVLDCGIWACERGSWRIAFADDKDEFFCVIEGRVRLHDEAGLVAEFGPGEAAVIPAGFRGMFEVVEPVRKYYVIVDRSAA comes from the coding sequence GTGAAATCCGTCATTTCGCTGTCCGCGATACCGCCCGAGCCGAGCTTCGACCGGCCCAGGGCCGAGCGGCTGGTATCGGGCAACCCCTTGCGCACGACGTGGACGCACTACCAGAACGGCGTGCTCGATTGCGGTATCTGGGCATGCGAGCGCGGTAGCTGGCGTATTGCGTTCGCCGATGACAAGGATGAGTTCTTCTGTGTCATCGAAGGGCGGGTCAGGCTGCACGACGAGGCAGGGCTGGTCGCCGAGTTCGGGCCGGGCGAGGCGGCCGTGATCCCGGCTGGTTTCCGCGGTATGTTCGAGGTCGTCGAGCCGGTGCGCAAGTATTACGTCATCGTCGATCGTTCGGCTGCCTGA
- a CDS encoding O-succinylhomoserine sulfhydrylase has translation MTAFDPDWQTETLAIRAGIDRSQFGEHSEAMYLTSSFVFESAAQAAARFSNQEPGNIYARFTNPTVTAFQERLAALEGAEFCVATASGMAAITSCVMGLLSAGDHIVSSKSLFGSTVQLFSTIFSRFGIETSYVELSDPAAWEAAVRPNTKLFFLETPSNPLTETADIAAIAAVAHRHGALLAVDNCFCTPALQKPLQLGADIVIHSATKYLDGQGRVLGGAVLGQRQLLEPVFAFLRTAGPTLSAFNAWVILKGLETLQLRMDAHSRNALELARWLEAQPQVSRVFYPGLESHPQHELAMRQQRAGGGILTFEVKGGKEAAWRVVDATRLISITANLGDVKSTITHPASTTHGRISPEARAAAGITDGMLRVAVGLESLEDLKADLARGLAL, from the coding sequence ATGACCGCATTCGACCCTGACTGGCAAACCGAAACGCTGGCAATACGCGCCGGTATCGACCGCTCGCAGTTTGGCGAGCATAGCGAGGCCATGTACCTGACGTCGAGCTTCGTGTTCGAGAGTGCAGCCCAGGCCGCAGCCCGCTTCAGTAACCAGGAGCCCGGCAACATCTATGCACGTTTCACCAACCCGACCGTGACGGCTTTCCAGGAACGCCTGGCAGCGCTCGAAGGGGCGGAATTCTGTGTAGCGACGGCCTCCGGCATGGCGGCGATCACGAGTTGCGTGATGGGGTTGTTGTCGGCTGGTGATCATATCGTCTCGTCGAAGAGCCTGTTCGGTTCCACCGTGCAGCTGTTCAGCACGATTTTCAGTCGCTTCGGCATCGAAACAAGCTATGTCGAGTTGTCCGATCCCGCCGCCTGGGAGGCCGCGGTTCGCCCCAACACCAAGCTGTTCTTCCTCGAAACGCCGTCAAACCCGCTGACCGAGACCGCGGATATCGCCGCGATCGCCGCTGTGGCCCATCGCCACGGCGCGCTGCTGGCTGTCGACAACTGTTTCTGTACGCCGGCGCTGCAAAAGCCGCTGCAATTGGGGGCGGACATCGTCATCCATTCCGCGACCAAGTATCTGGACGGACAAGGGCGGGTGCTCGGTGGCGCCGTGCTCGGTCAGCGCCAGCTGCTGGAGCCGGTATTCGCTTTCTTGCGCACGGCCGGGCCGACACTGTCGGCATTCAATGCTTGGGTCATCCTCAAGGGGCTGGAGACGCTGCAGCTGCGCATGGATGCTCACAGCCGCAATGCGCTGGAGCTGGCACGCTGGCTGGAGGCTCAGCCGCAGGTGTCGCGTGTGTTCTACCCCGGCCTTGAGTCGCACCCGCAACACGAGCTGGCGATGCGGCAGCAGCGTGCCGGCGGCGGCATTCTCACCTTCGAGGTGAAGGGCGGCAAGGAGGCTGCTTGGCGCGTGGTCGACGCGACCCGACTGATTTCGATCACTGCTAACCTGGGGGATGTGAAGAGTACGATTACTCATCCAGCTTCCACCACCCATGGCCGCATTTCACCAGAGGCTCGGGCCGCCGCCGGCATTACTGACGGCATGCTGCGTGTTGCCGTGGGGCTGGAGTCGCTCGAAGACCTGAAGGCCGATCTCGCGCGCGGCCTCGCCTTGTGA
- the purF gene encoding amidophosphoribosyltransferase: MCGIIGVVAKTPVNQLLYDGLLTLQHRGQDAAGIVTSDGPHFHMHKGSGLVRDVFRTRNMRSLNGNMGIGHARYPTAGSASSLAEAQPFYVNSPFGIVLAHNGNLTNADQLKQEMFKLDLRHVNTNSDSEVLLNVFAHEVQKQSNGGRLDENAVFAAVAEVHKRIRGAYAVVAMVAGHGLVAFRDPNGIRPLVLGKAETAAGSEYMLASESVTLESLGFQLVRDVAPGEAVYVTQEGEVFTRQCAAQTTHTPCIFEFVYFARPDSVIDGISVHASRLYMGEFLADKVRRVLPGMDIDVVIPIPDTSRAAALQLANHLGLPYREGFMKNRYIGRTFIMPGQAVRKKSVRQKLNPIAVEFKGKNVLLVDDSIVRGTTSKEIVQMAREAGATKVYFASAAPPVRFPNVYGIDMPTRKELLATGRDDVAIAREIGADAVIYQDLDALEMSVHRCNFDIKTFETSCFSGRYITGDIDDAYLDKIESERSDSAKTDKDRDLDFNVGVAEQNLIS; the protein is encoded by the coding sequence ATGTGCGGAATTATTGGTGTCGTCGCAAAGACTCCGGTCAACCAGTTGCTTTACGATGGCTTGCTGACCCTTCAGCACCGTGGCCAGGATGCCGCGGGGATCGTGACCTCCGACGGTCCGCACTTCCACATGCACAAGGGCTCAGGCTTGGTGCGTGACGTGTTCCGCACGCGCAATATGCGTTCGCTGAACGGCAATATGGGGATCGGCCATGCGCGCTATCCCACGGCCGGCTCGGCGTCGTCGCTCGCCGAGGCGCAGCCGTTCTACGTGAATTCGCCGTTCGGTATCGTGCTGGCCCACAACGGCAACCTGACCAATGCCGATCAGCTGAAGCAGGAAATGTTCAAGCTCGATCTGCGCCACGTGAATACCAATTCAGACTCCGAAGTGCTGCTCAATGTGTTTGCACATGAAGTGCAGAAGCAGTCGAACGGTGGTCGCCTCGACGAGAATGCGGTATTCGCCGCGGTTGCCGAGGTGCACAAGCGGATTCGCGGTGCCTATGCTGTTGTGGCCATGGTTGCCGGGCATGGCCTGGTCGCCTTCCGCGACCCCAACGGCATTCGCCCGCTGGTGCTGGGCAAGGCTGAAACCGCGGCGGGCAGCGAATATATGCTGGCGTCGGAATCGGTCACGCTCGAATCGCTCGGCTTCCAGCTCGTGCGCGATGTGGCGCCGGGTGAGGCGGTCTACGTGACTCAGGAAGGCGAGGTCTTCACCCGCCAGTGTGCCGCGCAGACAACCCACACACCCTGTATCTTCGAGTTCGTGTACTTCGCGCGTCCCGATTCGGTGATCGATGGCATCTCGGTCCACGCCTCGCGTCTCTACATGGGCGAGTTCCTGGCCGACAAAGTGCGCCGCGTCCTGCCCGGGATGGATATCGACGTGGTGATCCCGATTCCCGATACGAGCCGTGCCGCAGCGCTGCAGCTGGCAAATCACCTGGGCCTGCCCTATCGCGAAGGCTTCATGAAGAACCGCTATATCGGCCGTACCTTCATCATGCCGGGCCAGGCCGTGCGCAAGAAGTCGGTGCGCCAGAAGCTGAACCCGATCGCGGTCGAATTCAAGGGCAAGAATGTGCTGCTCGTCGATGACTCGATCGTACGCGGTACGACGTCGAAGGAAATCGTGCAGATGGCGCGCGAAGCAGGGGCGACCAAGGTGTATTTCGCCTCGGCCGCGCCCCCGGTGCGTTTCCCCAACGTCTACGGCATCGACATGCCGACACGTAAGGAGCTGTTGGCGACGGGCCGCGACGATGTCGCGATCGCACGCGAGATCGGCGCCGATGCGGTGATCTACCAGGATCTCGATGCGCTCGAGATGTCGGTGCACCGCTGCAATTTCGATATCAAGACCTTCGAGACCTCCTGTTTCAGCGGGCGTTACATTACGGGTGACATCGACGACGCCTACCTCGACAAGATCGAGTCGGAGCGCAGCGATAGTGCCAAGACCGACAAGGACCGTGACCTCGACTTCAACGTCGGCGTGGCCGAGCAGAACCTGATCTCCTGA
- a CDS encoding CvpA family protein, whose protein sequence is MTSFDYAVLLIVGFSVLLSVMRGAVREVMALASWVAAFLVARNYTTEVVPLLPASIPSEELKLLAGFLGLFLGALLIMTLLTIALAEVIKVIGLTGADRVLGAAFGLVRGCFIVVVLVLLAGLTSLPKEPMWKNAMFSPVFEAAASVVKPWLPDMLSRHIKYE, encoded by the coding sequence ATGACCTCTTTCGATTACGCCGTTTTGCTGATAGTCGGTTTTTCGGTGTTGTTAAGTGTCATGCGCGGCGCGGTACGAGAGGTGATGGCGCTGGCATCCTGGGTGGCTGCGTTCCTGGTGGCGCGCAATTACACCACCGAGGTGGTGCCCTTGCTGCCGGCTTCGATTCCCTCCGAGGAGCTGAAGCTGCTGGCGGGCTTCCTGGGCTTGTTCCTGGGGGCGTTGTTGATCATGACCTTGCTGACGATAGCCCTGGCGGAAGTTATCAAGGTGATTGGCCTGACAGGGGCCGACCGGGTTCTGGGCGCCGCATTCGGCCTGGTTCGCGGGTGTTTCATCGTGGTGGTGCTGGTTCTGCTGGCGGGATTGACATCCTTGCCGAAAGAGCCGATGTGGAAGAATGCAATGTTCAGTCCCGTGTTCGAGGCGGCGGCATCGGTGGTCAAGCCCTGGCTGCCCGATATGCTGTCTCGTCACATAAAATATGAGTAA
- a CDS encoding SPOR domain-containing protein: protein MSEPTSAEELLLLKKRARRRLVGAVALVLIAVIVLWNVLDGEPKSASQHVNVQAVEIVSDAPQLKPVEPAKALQARPSALDSHDKSMDSGSQGPAAPAAKPMPATPPVAPLLEPPVSKKEATPAPAKPEASKPEIHKAEPRKMEAAATPKPAVEHAAAAEKEAKPAKTEPKPKPEAKDVPAVKADPKGAVAIQVAALSEEAKARQLASKLSAAGVPAYAEPKGPLTRVRAGPFANRMQAEKALAKLQSLGYSGVVVPK, encoded by the coding sequence ATGTCCGAGCCGACATCCGCTGAAGAACTCCTGTTACTGAAGAAGCGCGCCAGACGCCGCCTGGTCGGTGCCGTCGCGCTTGTCCTGATCGCCGTGATCGTGTTGTGGAACGTGTTGGACGGTGAGCCCAAGTCTGCCAGTCAGCATGTGAACGTGCAGGCCGTCGAGATTGTCAGTGACGCGCCACAGCTCAAGCCGGTTGAGCCCGCCAAGGCGCTCCAGGCCCGGCCGTCCGCACTCGATTCGCACGACAAATCCATGGATAGCGGTTCGCAGGGACCCGCGGCACCGGCCGCGAAGCCCATGCCGGCCACGCCCCCCGTGGCGCCGCTGCTTGAGCCGCCCGTCAGCAAGAAAGAAGCCACACCGGCACCCGCCAAGCCCGAAGCCAGTAAACCCGAGATACACAAGGCCGAACCTCGCAAGATGGAGGCCGCCGCCACGCCCAAGCCCGCCGTGGAGCATGCAGCAGCGGCTGAGAAGGAAGCGAAACCGGCCAAGACCGAGCCCAAACCGAAGCCCGAGGCAAAGGATGTGCCGGCGGTCAAGGCCGACCCGAAGGGGGCCGTGGCCATCCAGGTCGCAGCCTTGTCCGAAGAGGCCAAGGCACGGCAGCTGGCCAGCAAGTTGTCGGCCGCCGGTGTGCCGGCCTACGCCGAGCCGAAGGGGCCGTTGACGCGTGTCCGCGCGGGCCCGTTTGCCAATCGTATGCAGGCGGAAAAGGCCTTGGCCAAGCTTCAGTCGCTCGGTTATAGCGGCGTGGTGGTCCCCAAGTAA